The stretch of DNA CTATTATACCGGATCGCTGGACGGCTATTACGGCTACGACACCTACCGGGCCGTGCAGAACTTTCAGCGCAACAACGCCATTGAACCGGACGGTATTGTTGGAGATGCTACCTTGGAGGCCATGGGTCTGAGCTCTCCCGTAGCCGCACCGGCGGTTTCGAGAGGCGCTGCCACCGATCAGGGCGACGTATCCTTGCTGGCCCAGGTCATTGAAGGAGAGGCCGCTAATGAACCCTACCTGGGTAAGGTCGCTGTTGGGGCTGTCATCGCCAACCGCACCAAGAGCGCTTCTTTCCCACATACCATCAGCGGAGTGATCTTTCAGGATTTTGCCTTTGAATCCATCAGCAACGGTCAGGCTTACCGGCCGGTGACCAGTGAGTCGATTGAGGCAGCCCAGGCGGCCTTGGCAGGGTACGATCCGACAGGCGGAGCGCTGTTTTTCTGGAACCCGTCCAAACCGGTCAACCCCTGGATTTGGTCCAGGAACATTATAACCCAGATTGGAGAACACGTTTTTGCACGATAGGAGGGTAAGCTTTGAGAAGGTGGATAATCCCTGTTGTAATAGGGTTACTGGCGCTTGCAGCCGTAGGTGTCTGGGGGTACAACCAGCAACTGGCCAGGCGCGATCTGGAAAACTATCTGGGCAATAAGTACCGGCGGGCTTTTTTCGACATGGCCGGCCAGGTCCAGAACGTGGAGGTGCTTTTGTCCAAAAGCCTGGTGGCCGCCGATCCGCGACTGGAAAGCTCGCTCTTGAATGATATCCGCATGCAGGCCAACTTTGCCCAATCCAACCTGGGGCAGCTGCCCTTAAACGATGCCCTGGCCGGCCGGACGTCTAAATTTTTGACCCAGGTTGGGGATTATGCCGACAGTATGGTCAGGCAGATCAACCAGGGCCAGGCTATAGACGGTTCCAACTGGGATACGCTGAACAGTTTGTACCAACAGTCGACAGATTTAAACCGGGAGCTGCAAGGTATGCAGTACCAGGTGACCCAGAATAACCTTTATTTTGGGGAACTGCTCTCCCAGGTACGCAATAACCTGCAAAAGCAGCCGGACAACCTGGCTGTAACCAATTTCCAGGCTATGGATAAACAGATGCAGCAGTATCCTACCCTTATTTACGACGGACCGTTCTCGGAACACCTTGAGAAGACTGAGCCCGCGGCGCTTGGCGGGGAAGGTGAAGTCAGCGCGGAAGAAGCAAAAAACCGGGCGCTGGCTTACATCGATAAGAGGGCCGGCGTTCACTATCAGGCTACGGTAACCGGGGACGCCAACGGGCGTATACCGGCCTACCGGGTGGAGGTAAACCCCGGACAGGATGGTGGGGATACCACACAGTTGGATGTTTCAAGGATTGGGGGACAGGTTATTTGGATGCTGCAGGGCCGGAAGGCCGGCCAAC from Pelotomaculum schinkii encodes:
- the sleB gene encoding spore cortex-lytic enzyme, whose amino-acid sequence is MIILYSCCALVLAVAVVTLYYRQAAAQTQGVSWGNSGDEVTSVQNRLSQWGYYTGSLDGYYGYDTYRAVQNFQRNNAIEPDGIVGDATLEAMGLSSPVAAPAVSRGAATDQGDVSLLAQVIEGEAANEPYLGKVAVGAVIANRTKSASFPHTISGVIFQDFAFESISNGQAYRPVTSESIEAAQAALAGYDPTGGALFFWNPSKPVNPWIWSRNIITQIGEHVFAR
- the ypeB gene encoding germination protein YpeB; translation: MRRWIIPVVIGLLALAAVGVWGYNQQLARRDLENYLGNKYRRAFFDMAGQVQNVEVLLSKSLVAADPRLESSLLNDIRMQANFAQSNLGQLPLNDALAGRTSKFLTQVGDYADSMVRQINQGQAIDGSNWDTLNSLYQQSTDLNRELQGMQYQVTQNNLYFGELLSQVRNNLQKQPDNLAVTNFQAMDKQMQQYPTLIYDGPFSEHLEKTEPAALGGEGEVSAEEAKNRALAYIDKRAGVHYQATVTGDANGRIPAYRVEVNPGQDGGDTTQLDVSRIGGQVIWMLQGRKAGQPVVDIEQARRKALGFLKDRGFGEMRSTYHLLHGNFATFNCAALQDGVTIYPDLVKVTVALDNGEVTGLETSGYLMSHRKRDLPKPSISQEQARAAINPRFEVSGGKLALIPVGTKEEKLTYEFQGKLGQESYLIYVNALNGREENILKLIDTPGGTLTM